The following proteins are co-located in the Leptospira weilii genome:
- a CDS encoding prolipoprotein diacylglyceryl transferase: MIDRIPVPFLKQFLNWDGPSTFSILMMLGFLAASYLLPKELKRRNLEPEHSDWLLLLGILGTLVGAKIFFVFEIWDQIFVETPGFDGKYLYPLTHWYGFPGRMALWDNLFSGSGLVFYGGFLFGILFVTLYMKFFKLDIPSYLDAAVPSMAIGYAIGRLGCWVSGDGCYGFATEMRIPLLVFDYHGAHPSGVPVWNTPLIESIVSFVFFFYFQFWAKDQNFKKFSIGAQYLVLHGFARLMVEFLRVNKAVFPFIDPPAIVNIPNPEQNPTFLNQYYWHGFSQSQWVSIAIILVGAFFLVKYKLWEKETATT, translated from the coding sequence ATGATCGATAGAATTCCAGTGCCATTTCTTAAACAATTTCTCAATTGGGACGGGCCTTCCACATTCAGTATCTTAATGATGCTCGGTTTTTTAGCCGCATCGTATCTTCTTCCGAAAGAATTAAAGCGCAGAAACCTCGAACCGGAACATTCCGATTGGCTGCTTCTTTTGGGAATTTTAGGAACCCTGGTAGGAGCGAAGATTTTTTTCGTTTTTGAAATATGGGATCAGATTTTCGTGGAAACTCCTGGTTTTGACGGAAAATATCTTTACCCTCTCACACACTGGTACGGTTTTCCGGGCAGAATGGCGCTCTGGGACAACTTGTTTTCCGGAAGCGGACTCGTATTTTACGGGGGATTTTTATTTGGAATTCTTTTCGTTACGCTTTATATGAAATTCTTCAAACTCGACATTCCTTCCTATCTAGACGCGGCGGTTCCGAGTATGGCAATCGGTTATGCGATCGGAAGATTGGGCTGTTGGGTTTCCGGTGACGGGTGTTACGGATTTGCAACCGAAATGAGAATTCCTCTTTTGGTTTTCGACTATCACGGCGCTCATCCTTCTGGCGTTCCGGTCTGGAATACTCCTCTTATCGAATCGATTGTTTCCTTCGTATTCTTTTTTTACTTTCAATTTTGGGCAAAAGATCAGAACTTCAAAAAATTCTCGATCGGAGCTCAGTATTTGGTACTGCATGGTTTTGCGAGATTGATGGTGGAATTTTTGAGAGTCAACAAAGCGGTATTTCCGTTCATTGATCCTCCAGCAATAGTCAATATTCCAAACCCGGAACAAAATCCCACTTTCTTGAATCAGTACTACTGGCACGGTTTTTCCCAGTCTCAGTGGGTTTCCATTGCGATCATCTTAGTCGGGGCATTTTTTCTAGTTAAATATAAACTCTGGGAAAAAGAAACGGCAACGACATAA
- a CDS encoding M23 family metallopeptidase, producing the protein MISPAKYHLKLTHFERLQVKILKLKNRLQKFKESGSKKISFLLVPHSHENVIRIELNVFTVWFLGILSGLILVLAFVFLSYLNFFYRPDHDLFQKSDENVSQYLYYDMLLQDAKKEIRGLERKTEQLNLVAWDEVPWKRILTYETIPEFHLKKEIPDSETNLELYKNTVQGFAIQNIELFRIRQAFENAFDYLEERESILYALPRGRPLKPGVGFVSSTFGGRVDPFGLVVLGEHHSGVDFASAEGTPIYATAPGIVVESGQSSGGLGKNIRINHLNGIFTVYGHCSQILVEKNQIVKRGDLIGLVGSTGKATGPHVHYEVHIGQDPPLDPAEFINIE; encoded by the coding sequence ATGATAAGCCCGGCAAAGTACCATCTCAAACTAACCCATTTCGAACGTTTGCAGGTCAAAATTCTCAAACTCAAAAATCGCCTTCAGAAATTCAAAGAATCCGGTTCGAAAAAGATCTCTTTTTTACTGGTTCCGCACAGTCACGAAAACGTAATTCGAATCGAACTCAACGTATTCACGGTTTGGTTTCTTGGAATTCTTTCCGGACTCATTTTAGTCCTAGCATTCGTTTTTCTTTCCTACCTAAACTTTTTCTACCGTCCCGACCACGACCTGTTTCAGAAAAGCGATGAGAACGTAAGTCAATATCTATACTACGATATGCTTCTTCAGGATGCAAAAAAGGAAATCCGCGGTTTAGAAAGAAAAACCGAACAACTGAACCTGGTGGCTTGGGACGAGGTTCCTTGGAAACGGATTCTGACTTATGAAACGATTCCAGAATTTCATCTCAAAAAGGAAATTCCGGATTCCGAAACAAACTTGGAACTTTACAAAAATACGGTCCAGGGGTTCGCGATTCAAAACATCGAGCTTTTTCGAATTCGCCAAGCCTTTGAAAATGCGTTCGATTATCTCGAGGAAAGAGAATCGATTTTGTACGCGCTTCCGAGAGGACGTCCCCTTAAGCCGGGTGTAGGCTTCGTTTCTTCCACGTTCGGAGGCAGGGTCGATCCCTTCGGTCTCGTAGTATTGGGAGAACATCATTCGGGCGTGGACTTCGCCTCCGCGGAAGGAACTCCGATTTATGCAACCGCTCCTGGAATCGTGGTCGAATCCGGTCAATCTTCGGGCGGTTTAGGGAAGAATATCCGAATCAATCATCTGAATGGTATTTTCACCGTATATGGTCACTGCTCTCAGATTCTCGTCGAAAAAAATCAGATCGTAAAACGAGGAGATCTGATCGGTCTCGTCGGTTCGACCGGTAAGGCCACGGGACCTCACGTTCACTACGAAGTTCATATAGGGCAAGATCCTCCCCTTGATCCCGCCGAGTTCATCAATATCGAGTAA
- a CDS encoding protein-disulfide reductase DsbD family protein: MLLKIYQYKNFLIRFAILCILTLGGLPLSAEAPSGSLFSGIRKSVSEGISSGTFDWTSGFLLIAGGILASLLPCVYPLYPITVGIVRARGEGSPRILHPAIYYLGLITIYASFGLVAGFSGGAFNVILRYPIVNLALSILIFLLALGSLDLIHLPFFQSKEVKTAQGCGGTFFLGMGAGLLSSPCVGPVVVAILLQITAGSGAISIDSVLLAAFKMFLFGVGLGFPFLMIGVFGLSLPKSGKWMRWIQWALGIFVLYFSYTYFQKSLLGWGISDSSIPLSAFGILFLLLCIYFFLPEEWNRYVRMKKTLFLGGVVLSTVGLVILFTQNLRGINSVMEIETKGNLSWFRSTSKAYEEAANTGKKVFVDFYADWCTNCNAFEELTQNDSALNEALQGVVLLKIKDQDPIFETYVKDPRFEELKIGLPLFVILDAKENLLYKNTDYQDTDTMIRILKQP, translated from the coding sequence GTGCTACTGAAAATCTATCAATATAAGAATTTTCTAATTCGTTTTGCGATTTTGTGCATCCTGACTTTGGGAGGTTTACCTCTTTCCGCGGAAGCTCCGTCCGGTTCTTTGTTTTCCGGGATTCGAAAGTCCGTTTCGGAGGGCATTTCCAGCGGGACCTTTGATTGGACTTCTGGATTTCTTCTGATTGCAGGTGGGATTCTTGCAAGCCTTTTACCCTGCGTATATCCGTTGTATCCGATCACGGTCGGAATCGTAAGGGCTAGGGGGGAAGGTTCTCCTAGAATTTTACATCCTGCGATTTACTACCTCGGTTTGATCACAATCTATGCTTCTTTCGGACTGGTCGCTGGTTTTTCGGGAGGGGCGTTTAACGTAATCTTGCGTTACCCGATCGTAAACCTTGCGCTTTCCATTCTTATTTTTCTATTGGCTTTGGGATCCTTGGATTTGATTCATCTTCCTTTTTTTCAATCCAAGGAGGTAAAAACCGCGCAAGGTTGCGGCGGAACTTTTTTCCTGGGAATGGGCGCCGGACTTCTTTCCTCTCCCTGTGTCGGTCCGGTTGTGGTCGCGATTCTTTTGCAGATCACGGCTGGTTCCGGTGCGATCTCGATTGATTCCGTGCTTCTTGCCGCGTTTAAGATGTTTTTATTCGGAGTCGGTTTGGGATTTCCGTTTTTAATGATCGGAGTTTTCGGTTTGAGTCTTCCTAAGTCGGGGAAATGGATGCGTTGGATCCAGTGGGCCTTAGGAATTTTCGTATTATACTTTTCTTATACGTATTTTCAAAAATCTCTTTTGGGTTGGGGAATCTCCGATTCTTCGATCCCTTTGTCAGCGTTTGGAATTTTATTCCTACTTCTTTGTATTTACTTCTTTCTTCCGGAAGAATGGAATCGTTACGTGAGAATGAAAAAGACCCTCTTTCTTGGAGGGGTGGTTTTGTCCACGGTTGGTTTGGTGATTCTTTTCACACAGAACTTAAGAGGAATCAATTCGGTGATGGAAATAGAAACGAAGGGAAATCTTTCCTGGTTTCGATCTACTTCTAAGGCTTATGAGGAGGCCGCAAACACGGGGAAAAAAGTGTTTGTCGATTTTTATGCGGATTGGTGCACGAATTGCAATGCGTTCGAAGAACTCACACAAAATGATTCCGCTTTGAATGAGGCTTTACAAGGTGTCGTTCTTTTAAAGATCAAGGATCAGGATCCTATTTTTGAAACTTATGTAAAAGATCCTCGTTTCGAAGAGTTGAAAATCGGACTTCCGCTTTTTGTGATTTTAGATGCGAAAGAAAATCTTTTGTATAAAAATACGGACTATCAGGATACGGATACTATGATCCGAATCCTGAAACAACCCTGA